The following coding sequences are from one Scomber japonicus isolate fScoJap1 chromosome 3, fScoJap1.pri, whole genome shotgun sequence window:
- the brk1 gene encoding probable protein BRICK1 has protein sequence MAGQEDPVQREIHQDWANREYIEVITSSIKKIADFLNSFDMSCRSRLATLNEKLTALERRIEYIEARVTKGETLT, from the exons ATGGCTGGCCAGGAAGATCCAGTGCAAAGAGAGATTCACCAAGACTGGGCGAATCGAGAGTATATTGAAGTCATTACGAGCAGCATCAAAAAAATCGCCGACTTTCTTAACTCCTTTG ATATGTCATGTCGGTCCCGTTTGGCCACTCTGAATGAGAAGCTGACGGCGTTGGAGAGGAGGATTGAATATATTGAAGCAAGA GTGACAAAAGGAGAGACCTTGACCTAG